In Trueperaceae bacterium, a single genomic region encodes these proteins:
- a CDS encoding glutamine--tRNA ligase (catalyzes a two-step reaction, first charging a glutamine molecule by linking its carboxyl group to the alpha-phosphate of ATP, followed by transfer of the aminoacyl-adenylate to its tRNA; in Deinococcus the extra C-terminal extension of YqeY domain enhances affinity for tRNA-Gln) yields MKEAPTGANDRPRIRESDRSVQPNFITKVIDEELRAGLRSKIVTRFPPEPNGFLHIGHGMALLLNFGIAQDYNGYANLRFDDTNPETEDSQFVKAMQEDMHWLGCRWENVLHTSDYFEQLYNLAVKLIEQEKAYVDDLSEDLIREYRGSVTAPGRESPYRTRSTAENLELFKRMKDGAFKEGSRVLRARIDMTAPNMIMRDPILYRIVDESHFRTGNKWNIYPMYDFAHPLSDALEGVTHSLCSLEFENNREIYDWLVESLFEIPRPHQYEFARLNLEYTVTSKRKLAPLITDGHVSGWDDPRLPTLAALRRRGVTPEAVKDFVNRVGVTKTNSVTDLGLLEYAIRDDLNRRAPRVLAVSEPLKVVITNYPDDKIESLDAPYWPHDIPNEGSRTLQFDKQLFIEQSDFSTNPPDDWRRLAVGSEVRLRHAYVIRCNEIIKDADGNTVELRCTYDPDTLGANPTDRKIAGTIHWLAAATAIPAEFRLYDRLFQVPVPGAEGRTLVQDLNPLSLEIKNGFVEPNVKSHSVETRYQFERLGYFWHDPHQSPSNGLVFNRIITLRDNWNAKRSNQKTSRAATVTKRSSQKTSSGQTEALDYSKSFSSKQLIRFEHYVNLGLSKADSQLITMNDNLADFYDSCVTEGHDAISLANWVVNELARIAKTRPLTDLPFGPTEFTRLIVLTDNKTISSRAAKEILEAMLMDEGDPDKIMEARGLTQVSNETELEKTLKAVLSANSGKVAEYRDGKRGLLGFFMGQVMRETQGKANPQMTKELLEKILNDT; encoded by the coding sequence ATGAAAGAAGCTCCCACCGGGGCCAACGATCGCCCAAGAATTAGAGAGTCCGACCGTTCGGTGCAACCCAACTTCATCACTAAAGTAATTGATGAGGAGCTTAGGGCGGGTCTTCGAAGCAAAATCGTGACGAGATTTCCTCCAGAACCGAATGGTTTCCTCCACATCGGGCATGGCATGGCTCTCTTGTTGAACTTTGGAATCGCTCAAGACTATAACGGTTACGCGAATCTCCGCTTCGACGACACTAACCCAGAGACAGAGGACTCCCAGTTCGTCAAAGCCATGCAGGAAGACATGCACTGGCTTGGTTGCCGTTGGGAGAATGTCCTACACACATCCGATTATTTTGAACAACTTTATAACCTAGCTGTAAAACTCATTGAGCAAGAAAAAGCCTATGTGGATGACTTGTCAGAGGACTTAATCCGGGAATACCGCGGATCCGTAACCGCTCCAGGTCGCGAAAGTCCGTATAGGACTCGTTCCACCGCTGAAAATCTTGAGTTGTTCAAGCGAATGAAGGACGGTGCTTTCAAAGAAGGATCAAGAGTTCTTAGAGCCAGAATCGATATGACGGCACCCAACATGATCATGCGGGATCCGATCCTCTACCGAATTGTGGATGAATCACATTTCCGTACTGGCAATAAGTGGAACATATACCCCATGTACGACTTTGCTCACCCATTATCTGACGCGCTTGAGGGAGTTACCCATAGTCTCTGTTCATTGGAGTTCGAAAACAACCGTGAGATTTACGACTGGCTTGTTGAATCTCTGTTCGAAATTCCGCGACCACATCAGTACGAGTTCGCACGTTTAAACCTCGAGTACACGGTTACATCCAAACGTAAGCTTGCGCCACTCATTACCGATGGTCACGTGAGTGGCTGGGATGACCCACGCTTGCCAACTCTAGCTGCCCTCAGGCGCCGCGGAGTTACTCCCGAAGCAGTAAAGGATTTCGTGAATCGAGTTGGGGTAACGAAGACAAATAGCGTGACTGACCTGGGTCTTCTCGAGTACGCCATCCGTGACGACCTAAACCGACGGGCACCTCGAGTCCTGGCTGTCTCAGAACCGCTGAAAGTAGTTATCACTAACTACCCGGATGACAAGATCGAGAGTCTAGATGCTCCTTACTGGCCACACGACATCCCAAACGAGGGCTCCCGGACCTTACAATTTGACAAACAATTGTTTATTGAACAAAGTGACTTTAGCACTAACCCACCAGATGATTGGCGGCGCCTCGCAGTCGGCAGTGAAGTCCGCCTCCGGCATGCCTACGTGATCCGCTGCAATGAGATCATCAAAGATGCTGACGGTAACACTGTCGAACTTAGGTGCACCTACGACCCTGACACATTAGGGGCTAACCCAACTGACCGCAAGATTGCCGGTACAATCCATTGGTTAGCAGCAGCAACAGCTATCCCAGCTGAGTTTCGGCTTTACGATCGACTCTTTCAGGTTCCAGTCCCAGGAGCAGAAGGTAGGACTCTGGTTCAAGACCTCAACCCACTGTCGCTCGAAATTAAAAATGGGTTTGTCGAGCCGAACGTAAAATCCCACTCGGTTGAAACCCGATACCAATTCGAACGCCTTGGCTACTTTTGGCATGACCCACATCAGTCACCATCGAACGGTCTTGTATTCAATCGAATAATCACCCTAAGAGATAATTGGAATGCCAAACGCAGCAATCAAAAAACAAGCAGGGCAGCTACTGTTACCAAGAGGTCAAGCCAAAAAACATCCTCAGGGCAAACCGAGGCGTTAGATTACTCAAAATCTTTCTCGAGCAAACAGCTTATACGATTTGAACATTACGTTAATCTCGGTCTCTCAAAAGCTGATTCTCAATTGATCACGATGAACGATAATCTTGCTGATTTCTATGACTCTTGTGTAACAGAAGGCCACGACGCCATATCGTTAGCTAACTGGGTGGTAAACGAATTAGCACGGATAGCAAAAACAAGGCCTTTGACAGATCTACCTTTCGGTCCAACCGAATTCACTCGCCTTATTGTCCTTACTGATAACAAGACCATCTCTTCGCGAGCAGCTAAAGAAATTCTTGAAGCAATGCTTATGGATGAAGGTGACCCCGACAAGATTATGGAGGCTCGAGGCCTCACTCAGGTCAGCAATGAGACCGAACTCGAGAAAACCCTCAAAGCAGTTCTTTCTGCAAACTCTGGAAAGGTAGCAGAATATCGTGATGGCAAAAGGGGTTTATTAGGTTTTTTTATGGGCCAAGTAATGCGAGAAACACAAGGCAAAGCAAACCCACAAATGACGAAAGAGCTGCTCGAAAAAATATTAAATGACACTTAA
- a CDS encoding carbohydrate kinase family protein, with product MSIPLLVLGDFAWDVMIRTNTELLTGGDAFGEVMLAPGGSAANVAVWARRCGLDTTFIGKIGRDRFGQLAKENLQSEKVLASFVETDAQLTGSVAVWIDGKGERSMVSGKGADHYLLPSELPKDLLGKCNHLHLTAWSFFADPPRTAARQAAKLAKSAGATISFDPGSFQLIQEMCVDTFLSHTRDLDIDLFLPNKEEGAVLSGETEPVAIAEVLAKLYPASMIALKLDAQGALIRNGNTVTWISPATNHLIDATGAGDSFAGAFLARYLRGQNPEAAARFATQISAWVIQHLGARSDPDLNLRKLLVDRSNSDC from the coding sequence ATGTCGATACCTCTCTTGGTCCTTGGTGATTTTGCTTGGGATGTGATGATTAGAACCAACACCGAGCTCCTCACTGGTGGGGATGCTTTCGGGGAAGTGATGCTCGCTCCGGGTGGAAGTGCTGCTAATGTGGCAGTGTGGGCTCGTCGGTGTGGTCTCGATACTACATTTATTGGCAAGATTGGCAGGGACCGTTTTGGTCAATTAGCGAAGGAGAACTTGCAGAGCGAAAAGGTTCTCGCTAGCTTTGTTGAGACTGACGCGCAACTCACGGGGTCAGTAGCTGTTTGGATTGATGGCAAAGGTGAAAGGTCTATGGTGTCCGGTAAGGGTGCTGATCATTATTTGCTGCCATCTGAACTTCCGAAAGATCTCCTTGGGAAATGTAATCACCTCCACCTCACGGCATGGTCGTTCTTTGCTGATCCGCCCCGTACGGCAGCTAGACAAGCCGCCAAGTTAGCAAAATCGGCAGGTGCTACTATTTCGTTTGATCCAGGTTCCTTCCAGCTTATTCAGGAGATGTGTGTCGATACATTTCTTAGTCATACACGAGACCTAGATATTGACTTGTTCTTGCCTAATAAAGAGGAAGGCGCAGTGTTATCTGGTGAGACTGAACCTGTGGCCATTGCTGAAGTTCTTGCCAAGCTTTATCCGGCATCAATGATCGCCCTAAAGCTCGATGCTCAGGGAGCATTGATTCGGAATGGAAACACAGTCACGTGGATCTCGCCCGCTACTAATCACTTAATCGACGCGACGGGGGCAGGTGACTCGTTTGCAGGTGCTTTCCTTGCTCGTTACCTCCGTGGACAGAATCCCGAGGCAGCAGCTCGCTTTGCGACTCAGATTTCAGCGTGGGTAATTCAGCATTTAGGTGCTAGGTCAGATCCCGATTTAAACCTACGGAAACTTTTAGTTGATCGTAGTAACTCTGATTGCTGA